TGCCCGCCACTACAGGAGAAGTCGTCCCAGCCGCGGTGATTGGCCCGGCACATGTTGCTCAGGAAGGCGCCCGTGCGGTAGCCGGCGGCTTCGAGGACGAGGGGTAGGGTGGCGAGATCGTCCGGAAGCGAGTAGCCGTTTTCGATCAAGCCGTGGCCGCTGGGATAGAGACCGGTGAGGGCCGAGGCCATCGAAGGCCAGGTGAGGGCGCGGGGAGCATGGGCGTTCGCGAAGCGCACCCCTCCGGCAACCAGATGATCGAGGTGAGGGCTGGTCGGCCGGCCCTCGTAGCCATAGGCGCCGAGGCGGTCGGCGCGCAACGTGTCGACCGAGAGCAGCACGACGTTCCAGCCCTCGGCCGCCGCCTTCAGGCCGCGCGCCGGCTCGGGGGGCGCTGGCGGCGTCTCGCGACAGGCGGTCATTAGCAGGGCCGTGATCGAGACGGCCAGCAGGAAGAGGCGGCTGTCGGCCGCGAAGGGTCGGCTTGGGGATGTCCGCGGGCCCGCCATGGAAGGCGCAGTCTACCCTGAGCCGAGGTCCGCGGAGAGGCCGATACGCCACTTCCTCGGCACCGGTCTGGTTGCTGTGGTATTTTCTAATTGCCTTGTCGGTCCCGCAGCCGCGGAAACCGACTCCAACTTTTCCCTCGAGCTCGCGCAGCGATCGCGCTGACGCCTCAGCAGGTTCCTGCCGAGGCGATTTGAGAATCCCGCTGGTCGGGAGGTAGGACCGCCGACCGGCAGCGGCCTCGAAGGTGCGCCCGGATGCCCGAGCCCCGCCCCCGCTCCAAGACAGGAAGGAGCGGAAGATGGTCCAGTCGAAAGAAACCGTCGATGGCACGGCGGAAGAGGTCTTCGTGGAGCGCTACGGAGCGCTCCTCGAACGAGTGGTCTCGGGAATCGTCGCTCGCCGTCGGGGCACCTGGAGGGCGGCGAGCGAGGGCTGCGAGGATGTGATTCAGGAGGTTTACTGTCGGCTCTTCGAGCGCGGTGTCGTGCCGCTGCTCGAGCTCGGGGAAGGGCAGGTGGTGGTCTACTTGCAGCGGGTGGCTCGCCATGTGCTGCTGGATCGTCAGCGCTCTCGACGAACCCGCAAACGCGGCGGTGGCTGGGTGCGGACCGGCTGGGCTTCGGCGCAGCATTCCTTGGTGGCGGCGGACTCGCCGGAGCAGACGGTGCTGGGGGCGGAGCGTCGCCGGCAGTTCGTCGCGGCCTGTCGTCGCCTGGCCCGGCGTGGCCCGGCCGGTTGGCGTGATGCCGAGATCTGCGCCCGGGTGTTGCTCGAGGGCTGGACCAGCCGCGAGGTCTCGCGGGCTTTGCGCGGTGCTCTGGCGCCGACCAGCATCGACTCTCTGCTCTGGCGCATGCGGCGGCGCCTCCAGGAGGCTGAGTTGCCGGAGGGCTGGCGCCAGGCGCTGGAGACCGCCTTCGGTCTGCGGAGCTCGCGAATAGCCGCTCAACGATATTCGGAGATATGATGGCGTCAATGCGAATCGTGACGGATCCCCGCTGCCTGGAGCACGCGGCTCCGCTGGGGTATCCGGAGAAGCCGGAGCGCCTGCGGGGCGTGCTCGCGGCGTTGCGCCGGGACGGCTTCGAGGTCGTCGAAACGGAGCCCACGAAGCGGCCCCGCGAGGCCGTCGAGGCGCTTCACGACGGCGCCTATGTGGAGCGCTTCGCGCGCGCTGTGGAGCGCGGCGACGGTCTTCTCGATTCGGCCGACAACCCTCTGTCAGCAGGGACCTTCGAAGCCTCTTTGGGGGCGGTCGAAGCCATCTTGGCGGGCGCGGACTGGGTGATGGCGGAAGCCGGCCGCAAGGCGATGGCGGCGGTGCGGCCGCCGGGCCATCACGCCGAGGAGGCGCGCGCCATGGGCTTCTGCTTCTTCAATGGCATCGCGGTGGCGGCGCAGGACCTGATTCGCCGGCAGCTCTGCCAGCGAGTGGCGATCTTCGACTTCGACGTCCATCACGGCAACGGCACCCAGCATCTCTTCGAGGAGCGCTCCGACGTGTTCTTCGTCAGCACCCATCAGTTCCCCTTCTATCCGGGAACCGGTGCGGCCGAAGAACGCGGTCAGGGCGCCGGAACCGGTACCACCCTCAATCTGCCGATGGCGGCCGGGGCCGGGGATGAGGAGTATGGACGGGTTTTCGAGGAGTCCGTGTTCCCCGCCCTGCGGCGCTTTGCTCCCGACGTACTGCTGGTATCGGCCGGATTCGACGCCTGGCGCGGCGATCCGCTGGGCGGTATGCGGGTCAGTGCCGAGGGCTTTGCGGACTGGGGGCGTCGTCTTGCCGCCCTCAGTGCAGAGCTCTGTGAAGGGCGGCTGATGATGGTGCTGGAGGGGGGATATGACCTCGATGAGCTTCCGGAGCTGGTGTCGGGGTGTTGCCGAGCGATGCTTGGAAATTGACGAGAATCATTGACAGTCGATAGAATTGGGCGAATAGTTGAGACTTTACTTTAAGTTTTCGGCGCCGTGCGGCCTTGGACAGCCGTTGTCGCCGGCGAGTCTCAGGATCGACGGACGCAGCGCAAGAGGCCGGAGAAACGGATTGGTCCGGTCTGGAGGAAGTGAGCCATGAGGCGAAATATCGTCACTCTTGGTTGGATTCTTTGCTCTCTGATGTTGGTGAGCCCTGCCTTGGCCCAGGAGCCTTTCGGCTCTTTCGGTGGTCGTAGCGATGGTGGCAATGGTGCTGCGGGTATCGTCGGAATGTTCGGTTGGGCCCTTGACGACGATGGTGTCGCCGCGGTCGATTTCTATGTCGACGGGGTGATCGATGGCCGGGCCCTCTACGGCCGGCACCGTCCGGGAGTCGAGGCGGCCTACCCGGGTTTTCCGGATTCGGCGACGGCAGGCTTTTCCTACAGCCTGGACACCACGCGCTATCCCAACGGCCTCCATACCGTGACCCCGCAGGTGATCAGCACCACCGGGCAGCGCAAGTGGCTCAACTCGAGAGTCTTCGACTTCAACAACACCACCCATAATCTCGTGCCCTTCGGCAGCATCGATTCGCCGCTGCCGAACACCGAGCTGTTCGGCAACTGCGATCTCGCCGATCCGCAGCGGCGCTACAGCGTGGTGACCGGGTTCGGTCTCGACGCCGGCATCGAGATCGGTGACTCCGGTATCGGCTACGTCGAGCTGCTGATCGATGGCTCGATTTTCGCCAATAGCCGCACCGACTGTCGCTACATCCCGGAGACCGGCGGCCTGACCAACTGCTACGGCCTGCGTCGCCTAGACGTCGAGCGGGTGTTCCCGAGCGTGCGGGATGCCCCGCACAGCGGTTTCCGCTTCGTGCTCGACCTCGGCTTCTTGATCGAGGAGCTGCAGTACGTCGAGGGCTTCCACGTGCTGTCGATTCGCGCCGGCGATGTTGCCGGCCAGGTGGCCGAGATCGCCGAGCTGCCGGTGACCTTCCTGTGCGACGACCGGGTGGGGAACGAGGGTGCCTTCGGCGCCATCGACCTGCCGGAGATCGGGCTGACCTTCAGCGGCGCCATCGAGTTCACCGGCTGGGCTCTCGATTGGCAGGGCGTCTCGAACGTCGCCGTCTGGGTCGATGGCCAGTTCCAGGGCAATGCCGTCACCGGCTTGCCGCGGCCGGGCGTGTCCTCGCAGTTCCCGGGTTTCCCGGAGAGCGACTTCCCGGGCTGGTCCTTCAGCCTCGACTCGACCGGGCTGTCGAACGGGTTCCACAACTTCCAGGTCATCGTGACCGACGACTTGGGAGCGACCACCATGATCGGAGAACGCTCCTTCACGGTCGACAACCCGTAGAGCTCGAGCTCTCGCAGGACCCCGAACGCCCGCTCATCGAGCGGGCGTTTTTGGTTGGCGTCGACCTTGATTCCTTAGTTTTAGCCGCGAGGCCCGCGGTTTCGAGCTGGTGAAGGTCGCCTCGAAATCAAACGGCGTCGCTGAGCCGATGGACGTTGGGCGTTCTCGGACGCTGCCTCTCAGCCCGGTGCGGGCCCTTCCGCTCGAGGAAGCCCCCGGCCAGCGAGTCGTCTACTCGAGCAGGCACCCAAGCGCGAGCAGCGCGTCAAGTGACCGAGGGATGGCCGCGAGTGAGCAGCCCTGGAGTGGGGCACCCGGCGAGGGGCGCCCGGGCGAGGGGCCAAAGCCTTGGCCCCCCTCGCGGCCCACGGCAGGTGCGCGTCGCCACGCAGGCCGGGCCGCGCAGGCCGGGCCGCGCAGACTGGGCCGCGCGAGCAGCCGGCTAGGAACCGTCGGCGTTGCTGGTCGTCGGCGCGAGGGTGTTGCGGGCCTGCTGGCGCTCTGCTTCATCGAGCTGCTGACGCCGGGCGAGTAGCTCGCCCGCTTCGCCGAAGAGCTCCAGAGCCCGCTGGACCTGAACGTCGCCGCGGGCCAGGACGCGGTGACGGGCTTCCTGGCCGAAGGCGGAGTTCATGATCTCGGCATGGATCTGACGCACCGAGAGCTCGCGACCCACGTCGTCCATTTCTTCGTCGAGCTGCTCGCGGGTGGCGAACTCTTCGTCGATCAGCCACTGCTCGAAGGCGTCGGCGAGGTCCTCCGGCGGTTGCCAGGTGTCATCGCTGACCTGCTGGCGACTGGCGTAGTCGACGGCGAAGGCGAAGAAGGTGCTGCGGGCGAAGAGATACTGCTGGAAGGGGGTGAAGTCCGTCGGCTCGATCTCGACGTCGGGAGTGATTCCGCCGCCGCCGTAGACCTCCCGTCCGAGGTCGGTGCGGAAGATCTCTGCCGGATCGCCTTCGCCGACCGCCTGGCGTGGGTCTTCGGCCGTCGGATCATAGTTGTAGTAGTCGAAGAAGGAGGTGTAGTCGCGCTGGATCAGGCGTCCCGAAGGGGTGTAGTACTTCGCCGTGGTGAGCGCCAGGCCGGCCCCGTAGGACAGGCTGTAGACGGTTTGCACCAAGCCCTTGCCCCAGGTCGGGGTGCCCACCACCAAGCCGATGTCGTGGTCCTGAACCGCACCGGAGAGGATCTCCGCCGCCGAGGCGGTGCCGCGGTTGACCAGCATGATCACCGGCACCTCGAGCTCGTCGTACTTGTCCGAGGCACGATAGGACTGGAACGAGTCGCGGGTGCGGCCGCGGGTCTCGACGATCTTGCTGCCGTCACCTAAGAACTGGTCCGCGACCTCGATGGCCTGGTCGAGCAGGCCGCCACCGTTGTTGCGCAGGTCGACCAGCAGACGCTTCATGCCGGCGGTGCGCAGCGTGTCGAGGGCTTCCTTGACCTCGCGGCCGGTGCCGCGGCCGAAGTCGGAGATCTGCACGTAGGCGGTCTCTTCATCGAGCATGTAGGCGAGGCGCACCGTCGTCTGGGGGATCTCGGCTCGAGTGACGGCGAGCTGCAGGGGTTCCGCAAGGCCGCGTCGGGCGATGGTGATGTTGACCTGCGTGTCCTTCGGTCCCTTGAGTCGATCGACCGCTTCGTCGAGGGTCATCGACTCCGTCGACTCACCTTCGATGGTGCTGATGATGTCGCCGGCCCGCATTCCGAGGCGCGATGCCGGAGTGCCTTCGATGGGGCTGATCACGGTGAGCTGACCGTTGCGGACACCGACCAGGATGCCGAGTCCGTAGAAGCTGCTCTGCTGCCGCTCGCGCATGCCGGTGTAGGCCTTGGGCGGCAGGAAGCTGGTGTGGGGATCGAGACGCCGGAGCATGCCCTGGATGGAGGCATAGACCAGGTCCTTATAGGAGACCTCGGCGCCGTAGCGGTCGTGGGCCACGGTCACCAAGTCGGTGTAGGTGCGGAGGGTGTCGCGGGCGTCATCGGTCAGCGCCAGGACGCGATCACCGACCAGACCGCCGCCGATCAAAGCAAGTACGAACAAGGAGATGGCGGCTCTTTTCCACAGTTTGCTCATGATCAAAGTGTAACACCCCGGCGGGCCGAAAAATGCCGTCAATCTTGACAATCGGACCGTTTTCCTTGACTTGATTCGGTCGAGACCTCAAGATCGAGTGAAGGAGGAGTATTTTGTTCGGTCCACTCGGTGGTCCCGAGCTTCTCTTCATCTTGGCGGTGGCCCTGCTGGTCTTCGGACCCAAGCGGCTGCCCAAAGTCGGCCGAACCCTCGGCAAGGCGATGGGCGAATTTCGTCGTGCCAGCACCGATCTCCGGCGTACCCTGAACGCCGAAATCGCGCTCGAAGAGGAGGACGAGCCGCCGGCTCCGCGGCCCGCTCCCAAGGCGGCGCCGGCGAAGACCGAACCGACGCAGTCGTCTCAGACGACCGCCCAGCGTCCCGCCGAAGTCGAGTGAGCGAGTCCCTCGAGCTACCCGCCGGAGAGCAGGAAGAAGTCCTGCCCCAGATGAGCCTCCTCGATCATCTCGAGGAGTTGCGCAAGCGGCTGGTCTACTCTCTGATCGCTCTGTTCGTCGGCTTCCTCGCCTGTTGGATGGTGGTCGACGAGATCTTCGCTTTCCTGTCGCGGCCGATCGAGCGCTTTCTGCCGGAGGGCACCAAGCTCGCCTTCTTGGGGGTCACCGACCCCTTCATGCTCTATGTGAAGGTGGCGTTGCTCGCATCCGTCTTCCTGGTGACGCCCTTCCTGCTCTACCAGGTGTGGCGCTTCATCGCGCCGGGCCTCTACAAGCGCGAGCGCCTGATGACCTTGCCCTTCGTCATCTTCGGCACCCTGTTCTTCGTCGCTGGCGGTGCCTTCGCCTACTACATCGCCTTTCCCTTCGCGGTGGAGTTCTTGCTCGGTGTCGGCGAGCAGTTCCAGCCGATGATCACGATCGAGCGCTATTTCCGCTTCCTGCTCACCGTGATCCTCGGTCTCGGCCTGATGTTCGAGCTCCCGATCGTCATCGTCATGTTGTCGATGGCGGGCCTGGTCACCCCCAGGTTTCTGTTGCGGCACTTCCGCTGGGCGGTGCTGATCATCTTCGTGGTCGCGGCGATCATCACTCCGACGCCGGACGTGGTGAACCTCTGCCTCTTCGCCCTGCCGACCATCGGCCTCTACCTCCTGGGAGTCGGCGCCGCGGCGATCTTCCGTCGGCGCCCCAAGGGTGAAGACGCCGACTGAGCCGCTTTACAGGTAACCGAGGGCGCGAAGGCGCTCGCGGTCTTCTTCCGTGACCTCGCCGGCGGTGGCTTTGGGGGCCGGCCGGCGGCTGCTAAGCCAGCGCTCGAGGAGGGCGATCAGGCGCTCTTCCTCTTCATCGCCCTGGCCGGCGAGGTTTTGGCGCTCGTTGGGGTCCTCGGCGAGGTCGTAGAACAGGTAGCCATCTTCCTGGAAGGGGCTCCCGACGGTCGAGATCAGCTTGTGATCGTCGGTTCGCACCATCGCCCCGTGACCGTGGGCGTGCTCGCTGAACACCACCCGGCGTCCCTTTTCGCCGTGTTCTTGGAGGGCCAGGCCATCGCTCTCGGGAGCCTCGACGGCGGCTGCCGAGAGCAGGGTGGGGAAGAGATCGATGCTCTGCACCAGGGCGTCGAGGCGGCGGCCCCGATGCGGCCGTCCGGCGGCGTCGAGGGGGACCTGGCCATCGGGCCAGCGGATCATCAGCGGAACATGGGTGGTGGTGTCCCAGAGGCCGTTGTGGCGGTAGAGGACGCCGTGATCGCCGAGGTTCTCGCCGTGGTCGGCGACCAGGGCGAGGAGGGTCGAGTCGAGGCGCTCGATGCCGGCGAGAAAGCCCGTCAAGCGATCGATCTGACGGTCGAGGTAGGCGACCTCGCCGTGATAGAGGTCGACCTGCCCTCCCAGAACACGCTCTTCGTACTCGCGCGGCCCCGGCTGCCGGAAGAGGGACCAGCCGGCAATGCTGCCCAGGCCGTAGGGCTCGGCGGCCCGCAGGCCGGAAGCCCAGGGCTGGGGCGGGGTGTGGGGAGTGTGGGAGTCGAACAGGTGGAGCCAGATGAACAGGGGACGGCGATCGTCCGAGGCCTGATGGTCGGCGATGAAGTCGATCGCCATGTCGACCACCAACTCGCCGGCGAACACCTCCTCGGTCACCACCACCTCCTCGAAGCCCTGGCCGAGGCCCGAGACCCGCGGCCCG
This sequence is a window from Acidobacteriota bacterium. Protein-coding genes within it:
- the tatC gene encoding twin-arginine translocase subunit TatC, whose product is MSESLELPAGEQEEVLPQMSLLDHLEELRKRLVYSLIALFVGFLACWMVVDEIFAFLSRPIERFLPEGTKLAFLGVTDPFMLYVKVALLASVFLVTPFLLYQVWRFIAPGLYKRERLMTLPFVIFGTLFFVAGGAFAYYIAFPFAVEFLLGVGEQFQPMITIERYFRFLLTVILGLGLMFELPIVIVMLSMAGLVTPRFLLRHFRWAVLIIFVVAAIITPTPDVVNLCLFALPTIGLYLLGVGAAAIFRRRPKGEDAD
- a CDS encoding ECF-type sigma factor, coding for MVQSKETVDGTAEEVFVERYGALLERVVSGIVARRRGTWRAASEGCEDVIQEVYCRLFERGVVPLLELGEGQVVVYLQRVARHVLLDRQRSRRTRKRGGGWVRTGWASAQHSLVAADSPEQTVLGAERRRQFVAACRRLARRGPAGWRDAEICARVLLEGWTSREVSRALRGALAPTSIDSLLWRMRRRLQEAELPEGWRQALETAFGLRSSRIAAQRYSEI
- a CDS encoding Ig-like domain-containing protein codes for the protein MRRNIVTLGWILCSLMLVSPALAQEPFGSFGGRSDGGNGAAGIVGMFGWALDDDGVAAVDFYVDGVIDGRALYGRHRPGVEAAYPGFPDSATAGFSYSLDTTRYPNGLHTVTPQVISTTGQRKWLNSRVFDFNNTTHNLVPFGSIDSPLPNTELFGNCDLADPQRRYSVVTGFGLDAGIEIGDSGIGYVELLIDGSIFANSRTDCRYIPETGGLTNCYGLRRLDVERVFPSVRDAPHSGFRFVLDLGFLIEELQYVEGFHVLSIRAGDVAGQVAEIAELPVTFLCDDRVGNEGAFGAIDLPEIGLTFSGAIEFTGWALDWQGVSNVAVWVDGQFQGNAVTGLPRPGVSSQFPGFPESDFPGWSFSLDSTGLSNGFHNFQVIVTDDLGATTMIGERSFTVDNP
- the tatA gene encoding twin-arginine translocase TatA/TatE family subunit produces the protein MFGPLGGPELLFILAVALLVFGPKRLPKVGRTLGKAMGEFRRASTDLRRTLNAEIALEEEDEPPAPRPAPKAAPAKTEPTQSSQTTAQRPAEVE
- a CDS encoding histone deacetylase; translated protein: MASMRIVTDPRCLEHAAPLGYPEKPERLRGVLAALRRDGFEVVETEPTKRPREAVEALHDGAYVERFARAVERGDGLLDSADNPLSAGTFEASLGAVEAILAGADWVMAEAGRKAMAAVRPPGHHAEEARAMGFCFFNGIAVAAQDLIRRQLCQRVAIFDFDVHHGNGTQHLFEERSDVFFVSTHQFPFYPGTGAAEERGQGAGTGTTLNLPMAAGAGDEEYGRVFEESVFPALRRFAPDVLLVSAGFDAWRGDPLGGMRVSAEGFADWGRRLAALSAELCEGRLMMVLEGGYDLDELPELVSGCCRAMLGN
- a CDS encoding sulfatase, whose protein sequence is MRPTAVLALLLLTACGPPPPAEISHSWQRYDLWTARPEIEQPTPRRGRSFERRLDNLGLRSEKDVGSRKYRARRAGSLARSLGQQGGTRLAWPVDLPAEAYLSFIPLGSPNGACRCRYRAGVRDADGIVHELWASAVETDGVLAPATLEIDLSRFGDTAIEILFQIDPLPGVRLTEGVTPWALWGSPALYRRLPVKPTAPTDRPDILLLGLDTLRADSLGPRGFEPSLTPAIDRLASESDVWSRAFSAFNVTNPSFTSILTGLYGKNHGIYDLITPLPEDHETLAELLAEAGYRTLAIISARHLGPRVSGLGQGFEEVVVTEEVFAGELVVDMAIDFIADHQASDDRRPLFIWLHLFDSHTPHTPPQPWASGLRAAEPYGLGSIAGWSLFRQPGPREYEERVLGGQVDLYHGEVAYLDRQIDRLTGFLAGIERLDSTLLALVADHGENLGDHGVLYRHNGLWDTTTHVPLMIRWPDGQVPLDAAGRPHRGRRLDALVQSIDLFPTLLSAAAVEAPESDGLALQEHGEKGRRVVFSEHAHGHGAMVRTDDHKLISTVGSPFQEDGYLFYDLAEDPNERQNLAGQGDEEEERLIALLERWLSSRRPAPKATAGEVTEEDRERLRALGYL
- a CDS encoding S41 family peptidase, which codes for MFVLALIGGGLVGDRVLALTDDARDTLRTYTDLVTVAHDRYGAEVSYKDLVYASIQGMLRRLDPHTSFLPPKAYTGMRERQQSSFYGLGILVGVRNGQLTVISPIEGTPASRLGMRAGDIISTIEGESTESMTLDEAVDRLKGPKDTQVNITIARRGLAEPLQLAVTRAEIPQTTVRLAYMLDEETAYVQISDFGRGTGREVKEALDTLRTAGMKRLLVDLRNNGGGLLDQAIEVADQFLGDGSKIVETRGRTRDSFQSYRASDKYDELEVPVIMLVNRGTASAAEILSGAVQDHDIGLVVGTPTWGKGLVQTVYSLSYGAGLALTTAKYYTPSGRLIQRDYTSFFDYYNYDPTAEDPRQAVGEGDPAEIFRTDLGREVYGGGGITPDVEIEPTDFTPFQQYLFARSTFFAFAVDYASRQQVSDDTWQPPEDLADAFEQWLIDEEFATREQLDEEMDDVGRELSVRQIHAEIMNSAFGQEARHRVLARGDVQVQRALELFGEAGELLARRQQLDEAERQQARNTLAPTTSNADGS